A genomic region of Pyrus communis chromosome 14, drPyrComm1.1, whole genome shotgun sequence contains the following coding sequences:
- the LOC137715497 gene encoding F-box/kelch-repeat protein At1g55270-like, which yields MDQNTEQPSNAQRGFRVQAPLVDSISCYCKVDAGFKTVAGARKFVPGSKICIQPDINPNAHRGKNLRRERTRIQPPLLPGLPDDLAIACLIRVPRVEHRKLRIVCKRWYRLLAGNFFYSLRKSLGMAEEWVYVIKRDRDGRISWHAFDPTYQLWQPLPPVPGEYSAALGFGCAVLSGCHLYLFGGKHPLKGSMRRVIFYSARTNKWHRAPDMLRKRHFFGSCVINNCLYVAGGECEGIQRTLRSAEIYDPNKNRWSFISDMSTAMVPFIGVVHDGMWFLKGLGSHREVMSEAYAPEANTWTPISDGMVDGWRNPSISLNGQLYALDCHDGCKLRVYDRVSDSWNKFIDSKVHLGSSCALEAAALVPLNGKLCIIRNNMSISLVDVSSPDKHVESNPHLWENIAGKGHFRTLVSNIWSSIAGRTGLKSHIVHCQVLQA from the exons ATGGACCAGAACACTGAACAGCCTTCCAATGCTCAGAGGGGCTTCAGAGTTCAAGCCCCACTG GTTGACTCCATATCATGCTATTGTAAAGTAGATGCAGGCTTCAAAACTGTTGCAGGGGCAAGAAAGTTTGTCCCAGGATCAAAGATTTGCATCCAGCCTGATATCAATCCTAATGCACACAGGGGAAAAAACTTACGCCGGGAAAGGACCAGAATCCAGCCACCCCTCCTGCCTGGTCTACCTGATGATCTTGCAATTGCTTGTTTAATCAGAGTCCCCCGTGTTGAACATAGGAAACTCCGTATAGTTTGCAAAAGATGGTATCGCCTTCTAGCTGGAAACTTCTTTTATTCGCTTAGGAAAAGTCTTGGAATGGCGGAAGAATGGGTTTATGTTATCAAAAGAGACCGTGATGGAAGGATCTCTTGGCATGCTTTTGATCCCACATATCAGCTCTGGCAGCCACTTCCACCCGTTCCTGGTGAGTATTCTGCCGCACTTGGTTTTGGTTGTGCTGTCCTTAGCGGTTGTCACCTGTACTTGTTTGGAGGAAAACATCCACTGAAGGGATCTATGAGACGGGTTATTTTTTACAGTGCTCGGACAAATAAATGGCACAGGGCACCGGATATGCTTCGGAAACGCCATTTCTTTGGCTCTTGTGTTATTAATAATTGTCTTTATGTAGCTGGTGGGGAGTGTGAAGGAATTCAAAGGACTCTTCGTTCTGCTGAAATTTATGATCCAAACAAAAATCGGTGGAGCTTTATTTCCGATATGAGCACAGCTATGGTGCCATTTATTGGGGTGGTTCATGATGGAATGTGGTTCCTAAAAGGACTTGGGTCACACCGTGAGGTAATGAGTGAAGCCTATGCTCCTGAAGCCAATACCTGGACCCCTATTAGTGACGGGATGGTTGATGGGTGGCGCAACCCAAGTATTTCTTTAAATGGGCAGCTCTATGCTCTGGACTGCCATGATGGGTGCAAGCTTAGGGTTTATGATAGAGTATCAGATTCATGGAACAAATTTATAGATAGCAAGGTTCATCTAGGGAGTTCTTGTGCTTTGGAGGCTGCTGCGCTTGTTCCCCTTAACGGGAAGCTTTGCATTATTCGTAATAACATGAGCATCAGTTTAGTTGATGTTTCAAGTCCGGATAAACATGTAGAAAGCAACCCTCACCTTTGGGAAAATATCGCCGGCAAAGGTCATTTTAGAACTCTAGTCTCAAATATATGGTCTAGTATAGCAGGCCGAACTGGTTTGAAGAGTCACATTGTACACTGTCAAGTGCTCCAAGCATGA